Proteins encoded within one genomic window of Augochlora pura isolate Apur16 chromosome 11, APUR_v2.2.1, whole genome shotgun sequence:
- the Rswl gene encoding tRNA methyltransferase roswell produces MINNVLRGCSVISRKFHLSTSISIVQDKIVNTVFTPSKQKHRFNYCALITRKCTQLSRSHMLKLEYDEFDEKKLKTLMEDPKHLLAYQKLQVEVEAYRYLSGRIPTTLTATDWLMLLAATSKGQRRSYLEYRWKVELAKAAAKAKKESNKNDDQVVEPVEHIEYGLARNTMFIRICDKTMNNFYNKRLIDAIMYGPKVVFDVGYDKDMTAYESQNCAKQLLLSFSLNRYHKNPFNLYFCNANKSGLVMRQLHKCIPPIYDDYFPINITEKSYLDVFDKDKLIYLTPDAKQTIEDFDHDKVYIIGAMVDKVNPQRVSFAKARKERIKMARLPLAEKLEWGTGSTKNLPLNQVLGILLDLHHTNNWDAALKHIPNRKLKPARLNNIVSNMRRNQRLIEQLTNVK; encoded by the exons ATGATTAACAACGTGTTACGAGGGTGTAGTGTTATTTCAAGGAAGTTTCATTTAAGCACTTCTATTTCTATAGTACaagataaaattgtaaacacAGTGTTCACACCTTCGAAACAGAAACATCGTTTTAACTATTGTGCATTAATAACGCGAAAATGCACTCAGCTGAGCAGATCCCATATGCTGAAACTAGAGTACGACGAATTTgatgaaaagaaattgaaaacacTTATGGAAGATCCGAAACATTTATTAGCATATCAGAAATTACAAGTGGAAGTAGAAGCTTATAGATATTTGAGCGGTAGAATACCAACTACTTTGACTGCTACAGATTGGTTGATGTTACTTGCAGCAACTAGTAAAGGACAAAGGAG ATCGTATCTAGAGTATCGTTGGAAAGTTGAATTAGCGAAAGCAGCAGCCAAGGCGAAAAAAGAATCAAACAAAAATGACGATCAAGTAGTAGAACCGGTTGAACATATTGAATATGGTTTGGCTCGTAATACAATGTTCATACGTATATGCgataaaacaatgaataatttttacaataaaagattaattgaTGCTATCATGTATGGGCCAAAAGTAGTGTTCGATGTTGGTTATGATAAGGACATGACAGCATATGAATCCCAAAATTGTGCAAAgcaattattgttatcattttCGTTGAATCGATATCACAAAAATCccttcaatttatatttctgcaATGCAAATAAATCTGGTCTTGTGATGAGACAGTTGCATAAATGTATACCACCAATATACGATGATTactttccaataaatattactgaGAAATCATACCTGGATGTATTTGATAAAGATAAACTAATATATCTCACACCAGATGCTAAACAAACAATCGAAGATTTTGATCATGACAAGGTGTACATAATTGGTGCGATGGTAGATAAg GTTAATCCTCAACGAGTTTCATTTGCAAAAGctagaaaagaaagaattaaaatggcCCGATTGCCTCTAGCGGAAAAGTTAGAATGGGGAACTGGATCTACAAAGAATCTGCCTTTGAATCAAGTTTTAGGTATATTGTTGGATCTACATCATACCAACAATTGGGATGCGGCATTAAAACATATTcctaatagaaaattgaaaccaGCAAGACTAAATAACATAGTAAGCAATATGAGACGGAATCAGCGCTTAATCGAACAGTTAacgaatgtaaaataa
- the Prosbeta1 gene encoding proteasome beta1 subunit: MAYMTNSLVQPNLHADTSNLVPDWLHSEQSTGTSIMACEFDGGVVIGADSRATTGAYISNRFADKLTKITDYIYFCRSGSAADSQAIGDVVSFHLNLLRMELGSEPLVETAASVFHDLCYNHRDSLMAGILVAGWDSQKGGQVYSIPLGGMCVRQPISIGGSGSTYVYGYMDSQYKPNMSKDECVELVQNTLALAMARDGSSGGVIRLGVITEKGAERKVILGNELPRFYEG, from the exons ATGGCTTACATGACGAATAGTTTAGTGCAACCGAATCTGCATGCAGATACTAGCAATTTAGTTCCAGATTGGCTTCATTCAGAGCAAAGTACCGGA ACATCAATTATGGCGTGTGAATTCGATGGAGGAGTAGTGATTGGAGCAGATTCTAGAGCAACGACAGG GGCTTATATCTCCAATCGTTTTGCtgataaattaacaaaaataacagaCTATATTTACTTTTGTCGTTCTGGTTCTGCAGCAGACAGCCAGGCCATCGGCGATGtggtttcatttcatttgaatCTTCTCAg aaTGGAGTTAGGTTCAGAACCATTAGTAGAGACAGCAGCAAGCGTGTTCCACGATTTGTGTTATAATCATAGAGATTCTTTAATGGCTGGGATCTTAGTAGCTGGGTGGGACAGCCAAAAAGGCGGTCAAGTTTATAGCATTCCCCTAGGTGGCATGTGTGTACGGCAACCAATTTCTATCGGTGGATCAGGTTCCACGTACGTGTACGGCTACATGGATTCACAGTATAAACCAAATATGTCAAAGGATGAGTGCGTTGAACTAGTTCAAAATA CGTTGGCATTGGCGATGGCACGTGACGGTAGCAGCGGCGGTGTCATTCGACTCGGCGTTATTACGGAAAAGGGTGCTGAAAGGAAAGTTATACTGGGCAACGAACTACCACGTTTCTACGAGGGATAG